The genomic region aaaGGAATCCAAACACCCAACATGGAACATAAAATCAGTCTATATGCAGATGACATCCTACTATTTCTACAAAAACCACATAtctcaataacaaaaacaattcaAACAATTGAAACCTATTCAATAATGTCAGAGTATTCAattaactaataataataataataataattattattattattattattatcattttactgaggttggtttgaaatgatcttttgaaaacctgagcgattaaaaacaatgccctgaaatgagccaccacctcgcacacacccgacctctctcttcctttaacaccagatgcaatgcagcagcagttcacttcagcgagtggaaggaagcgtcttcagcacagcacgcacggtcacagatagacttcttctcctgtgccccaccagccaggtcacatacacatcaagtcaaatcgtaccgtttgccctctaagcccaacgtgaaaccattttcttgtgcagtaaaatgtctcatacagcaccaaactactaagcatttttagccgactgggcacctgataaactagtcgctttagcccaaatcaatgatagataacgtgaggacaaccacatacaaataattaaggtagagtttgcaaatctatgtgttaagctgaacgttttctgttgtataggttttgttaggcaacataaattaaaacattagtttgtgaaagaagaaacgggaagttccccattacctgtgaaaaatgcccatctgcattcgtgtaatgaaaacactcagtagcctataactccttctcatactttttggtctttttactgtcttaattgtaggcctatattcagggccggcgctagggggggggggcagaggggggcattgcccccccaaattgtgtctttgcccccccaagcacaatgcaagcaacggcttatttttattatctctgaaccaatcacaaaaatgcattttgctttacagcgtgaatatatttccttgcttattcctgattggctctttgagtcatataaaaatcggcagaccgccccaaacggttcagttcggcagtatatgttctgttagtgtgagtgaaagacaggtatactggtaaacactcttctgagtttaaactgacttccacatggtaatatttgcttaactgtggtttttcgttgctttaatgttactcacctcttacataggtgttgcttaaattattttattagccgttagcggttaggctaacttggttctcctaaacctgcgcgaacggcggaagcgtttaaatacttgctgcgcagtgttgtccgaaacgatatgtggtaataaaaaacaggggaatgaacatttacctgacgaattttaatgttgctttttcagatttgaaaagtgctggaatttaggctaaagtacttgaaaatgttgaaattgtaactacttcatttcacaacaaatatctgtctgaatgaacagttctcttgtcttaggttaacaaatacgagcctcttgtaattccaggacgaaacatgagagaacgtgaagacgttaagattgggcgttttgaaagtgtgattaaaaaagcgaattattttgagtatatgtataaatatttaacttaattaagtttaacgtgctgagaaatattgaactggacctttaaaatgaggtacaagtgctttaattccaccttgtataggtgtatgaacccggcaaacatgacattgttcattgcgctgaggcgcggcgcgcgcgaagttacaaaattcgagaggtgcacgacaccgcgcgaggctgctctttcccccgtgcaagccgtcgcggctcatggtttaaaccacatatgtcaaagtcaaagcccgcgagccagatccggcccgcgaattgattatctatggccccctggatgatattgaattactattagaaccggcccgatggtgttttgtacgcacaaacactacattccccacaatgcaacggtagcccgcgaagtcactgcagcgcaaaGCGTCACGatggtccgcgcggcgaaaatgacgtaatcgcagtggctccgccagcgcaatgaacaaagtcatgtctgcagggttcatacacctttataaggtggaattcaagcacttgtacgtcactttaaaggtccatttcaatattttccagcacgttaaacttaaatatgttaaatatttatacatatactcgaaataattcgctttttattcacattatttaatggttgtttattttccccaatcttaacgtcttcacgttctctcatgtttcgtcctggaattacaagaggctcgtatttgttaacgtaatacaagagaactgttcagtcagacagattttgttgtttgttttgttgtgaaatgaagtagttacaatttaaaacattttcaagtactttagcctaaattgcagcacttttcaaacctgcaacacaaagcaacattaaaattcggagtcgcgcactatggtcactcgcgaaagtataaacctaaatcagcagtcagagcagacatcaacgttcagctatcccccttctcaaaaatgtctaaacgtaaggtggacactgagaacaggtttcaagccaggtgggaggcagagtacatgttcacggaggtaaaaggtaaacctgtgtgtcttcatgtgatttttctttgaaggaagtttgcttttatctgtttgcctgttgaaaaatgttttcacttgaaattactgacagatccataagaaaatagtgctttattcatttaagcattaaataataaacactgtgttaggtcttggttcaataggctatgtgcaatcatttcaatatgttttaataaacattgaaccagtccggccctcggcttgtagcaaatttgtttttttggccctctgtgtttttgactttgacatccctggtttaaacgattcctcgccatcacagccagtattgttatactgtgcataaataccgcattgtaccagtacgtttcataacatcaataaaaacttcaatactttaccagattttttaccattaaagtgcagtagatagatttcttattttatgtactttcatatttttttctttttcaaaatagaaatgtgacgaatactcccttttataacagaatttgtattcttttgttttctttatattttaatttcccagtaatataaatattctcactcattcctatttccatgtttgaatattctcagtctgtgtataggtacatttgtcagcctttcaagaaatagagttgttctattagtaatggcagtattgaaatgaaatacaattagataatctttgttctccatttacataatcaacatgtatttttttatcattgtgttttaagttcgaaaatgtgcatttttatttctttacctaatacatcactttaagccagtatcaatagtcatcattcatgcacaaatcaagccttgaatatatttctggcttcataaacatgactatcaacatgccccctcattatgttttactgcccccccccaagcaaagcagtccagaaccggggctgcctatattatatatttactaattgcaaaatatatgcaacaaggcctgcagacagtggagggtaaacagaagttaactgaaggacttaaatATGACtatatattggatatggattttatcagttggtggtgtgactttttttacattgaaaactcacgtttagagaatgttacaaataaaagtcaaatttcattcaacatgtgcttgtaatgttttaaataatgaagtgttccacgtgcgctaaaaagtgcacgtggaaatggttcagaggggcaagttttgaggtttgcctggcaggaccttacaggcatacagcaggcctctgagcttgcccctctgaaccatttcacctgtgcgctttactcaatatgccatgtttcctgttggatttgaggcataaaatgatgctgggccaggccaaagtcaGGTGTCTCATACATATAgaaactagttatgtatgatgcaattgaggtttgcctggcccaagaccttacaggcatccaGCATACCTCtgagcttgcccctctgaaccatttcacctgtgcgctttactcaatatgccatgtttcctgttagatttgtggcataaaatgatgttgggccaggccaaaatgaggtttctcttacagatagtaaccatttacgtatgatgcatgtgttgcttGTCTGGCCCAACAcattataggcatacagcaggcctctgaacttgcccctctgaatcaTTTCTGTGCGCTTACCTACTCAATATGCTGTGTTTCCAGATatatttgaggtataaaatgatgttggatcaggctaaaatcaggttcctctcttaaggagtgacctgttcttcatgatgcatttgttatttctctggtccaccatcaataaggccttcaataagctTCTGAACCTGCCCATTTAAATCCGTTCACttatatgcccactgctcaatattccatgttgtgtgctggtatttcttcttccaatTAATTTGTGTTATAGattagcatttctgtgtttagttttcaaatctaagaatgtttccttacgttagaaatgctgacgaattcaatcatcatgtacaaatcgcatacaattggaacgacttgaaatagaaaccattttacataaggaatgctttcattatatttttattttttttctacattcacaaaatcagtatgggaaacaataacctcttaaatgtatgctcctatgctcgtttgtttaatctatctcttttaaacaaagcgcgcagcaaacacgcatcgtgaacacaacctttttgaataaggaaccaacttcagccgccgaataaggagctgcgaataagtaaccaaacgaatctcaaactgcgaagattgtggagtggagtgtagtgaagtgtagtggagtgttgtgtacgataagctcatctcggcaacgcgatcgctctctcacgctgtacgcacgagaacattgttcgttttttatACTGTGTTTATGCATAAAAATttaagcgtatctaaatctagggtcacactTAAACACGaaagctgctttacgacggacatttcagtctctaaacccatcGTTAAGCGGGACTCATTGTACATTTAACAGAACTGATccgtttctgaacggtgcctgacaGTTCAGAATTCAGCCTGTAAGGTCTTTCGGCcggtgttgtgttgaattcgtttatccgcgcataaagacgctacagattatattgtcgatttatgtttctatgcataaataagagctagactttaattatccatcacagcaaacggcatggaattatctatgtccaaagccacactggctcaagggtgttaattattttaaataaaatacacactggctatacgaagttcacctctgaccacgactttgcagtattacagcagtattatgtctaaatatctagttaggacaaaactagagtgctcaatgaactaagttaaaatcactgtaactccggaatatcatctgtagcgtttttatgcgtgtgcaaatgaggggactctgaattcggcacaacaggttcgtttgaaaaaaattctccatcgtgcctgctgcttgcatatgttaaatgaaaatgagcactttcttctttgatttacaactttgtcctaccacctgattaactttctgttccacccctgacgggtgaagaaacatctgcagaaaagccacacctcattataagttgcatggttcaaagcgtgagggaatataagggtagcaatcgcgggggctccgctgtggcgggtcGAGGTCGCGTTCCGCTCTGCAGGGTTCATTATCAAGCACATGTAcaacactttcaaggtccatttttcaatattgtccagcaccttcagcttaacactagagctcctgagaattcaggattctcaggacatcacccctccttcttctccttcttgccagcaattagcaaagccaaacatcaccctttattatgttaattcacagagcaagactgaggcagcagcctcacccagaaagtctctgcacccagaagtcaaacagatcacagatcacaaacaagcagaaacacaaatgcttctatcaaatgcttctaacacaaatatagatagatagagaggtagtataagaaatgtacagagcaagattcaagcctgctgtttagatcacaaacaagcagaaacacaaatgcttctatcaaatgcttctaacacaaatatagatagatagatagatagatagatagatagatagatagatagagcacatgaatttgttttcctgtcttttcctctccttttccagcctgctgtttagatcacaacatttatcagtgatgcaacgcgaccatgctaattttcgctagcaatgatatgggatttcctatataactttagcatcaagctaattgcgccatataatttcttagcttttcaaacgcaaattcaaacgcggaaacagaaagtgtttgattacaacaaatattatatagtatagtatatgaaatatacaaagagcaagattcaaactattttatttatttttattgtttgacgggactcattagagaaactgtcgtctctacgtgcgattgaattgtaacttttgaaacacgagtctacaaattttctgccgtttgttgtagtatcggtaacatacagtctgcttgtaacttcaacttttttgtgaagtatcacgtttggtgttttggtcatatgagcttgggggtgagccagcttgtgctttggcaggcgtatgagctgggggtgagccgcttccaccgcattaccaagacaatgggcgttaatcccttcacagcaggggagtgggctacatggaccctaccaagccctgtgaaatttttcgcttctctaggagctctagtgtttatgttgttgcaactcacgtcacgtttttatgagagaatttatatttatctttcaggccagtcagttataataaaatttaactcgtataaaatacatatatttatcctctcagataaaaatggtctgcaagcgagttaaatttaattagtgggcggtgttatcgccgttaacggcccaccactaattttattttataatatgcattactgtaatgtcagtgctaaataaatattttcaaatcaaattttgtagttgatttattgtttgaatagcaatgccttgattttagtgaggttagccataaatccaatgttactaataattggcataatgtatttcggtgtttcggttttcggccttggtttcctcattttcggttttcggtttctgctaagaattttcatttcggtgcatccctaatttaaaggagacatttatgtcagaaataccgtacggtgaaaagcaatacctcggtgtcgtgattacatttcgagctgtattatattcaattctggcacaaattcagcgttttggttttgaatggtaattcttgtgtattgtttttcaatagagataaagtgcattgaaacgtaatgtaatagtgcttttgcatttcattgtggcacgtattctgcatgtttgtatggaaaagcaataggcccttttcacaacaaaatggaaatacgtcaccgccgggtaaaacaagttccggtactcgcagaagatagttgttgtcaattcacctcagcatggagcgtgtgtttacttcatccctgtcgtcgctgccgagactgaattttaaatacgtttccagtatcgttggagaacattcaacaacgaacggttccaagttaaataaaggctacaaattgtttgtagaataatttattcacttataccagggtaagctaacaccagctagcactagctaggtaactattatttaaggtatagctggttccattagtcatcctacggagtggtaaaacagtctatattattatgatatatattataatattacaaatgatactgacagctttagttaacaatatctagctaggttaagctgggcgtacactgtgcgatttttggcccattttcagccgatttttcactcgtgcgactatttttgcgatcgggccgagtttcagctcaatcgcgtgtcgtgcatcgtgtagtttacacaggtaaacgaggagcgattcacacctcacgaccaactcccgatcagaaatcgcagcgtcgcaagaatatcaaacatgtttgaaattcaaatcgctcctcgtgagagtatcgcactgttgaagcagctccacgagccgactctgcctgcgatttagtcgtagtttgagctgagtacatgatttaaaatatcgtacagtgtacgcccagctttagcaagtcaagggacgtcagctattgattgtttggtttacatcagtatcaataaagttcatgacacacaccaagttattacgtgttattgtttattcagtgtccaatatagtcgacagcagagtgatggtcagagctggatgctaccgagcagagctggatgctagcggatcacaactagtttcagagccgtttcagtggaacagttgtccgcatttgaaagagcaaactctcaactagtagatgttcgtggtgtactgccagccgagagcttgctcttttctagctagatgctatcggatcacggctagaagctagcgaaccggggctagaagctatcggatcacggctagaagctatcggatcacggctagaagctatcggatcacggctagaagctatcggatcacggctagatgctagcgaaccggggctagatgctagcgaaccggggctagatgctagcgaaccggggctagatgctagcgaaccggggctagaagctagcgaaccggggctagaagctatcggatcacgactagaagctatcggatcacagctagaagctagcgaaccggggctagaagctatcggatgacTGCTAGATGCtagctagaagctatcggatgacGGCTAGATGCTAGCTGTTTTTGTAATTCCAGTAGTCAAAAAAACTACAATTGTCATATTACACTGAATGATTAGTGTTTTAATTTCTATGATGCTTTATACTACAAAAGCAGTTTCAAAGCCGCTTTGTGGATACAGTGTGTTTAATGATGGTATATTCAGTGTTTAGTGAAATATAATAATTTCAGCCATCACTCATTTGTATGGATGTCTGTTTAAACTCTTTTATTCTCTCTCACTAGGTAGAAATTTCAATGAACCCACAAGGTGAAGCTGAAAAACCAGAGTCTGAGGTGAAGCAAAGTAAAGCAAAGATGCTGAAGAAAGTATTTAAAGAATATGGAGCTGTTGGTGTGTCATTCCACATCGGAATATCCCTCCTTTCTCTTGGGGTATTCTACCTTGGTCTGTCTAGGTGAGGCAGATATTTTTGTGCACTTTCACACCTCACATGCTCTGTTTGCAGGCTCCTTTCTGGACATAAGCAACTTAGCACCTTAACAAATGTAAAATAATGCAATTACCCTATTACCATCCTGTGCTTGTTTCATCTTTTGTATAATGATCTGTACAATTGTAAAGTGGTGTGTATAGTTTGTTTTACATGTATTGTGCTGTCTGCACAtagattatattattttatcttCTGTTGTGAGTCTCATTTAAAATTTAGCACCATGTCATTTAATTCCCCACTCAACATGTCTGTGCTAAGGAATACTTATCTCTGTCTGAGACTGTCTGAGACTTTTCTTTGTATCTGTTGATTTAAATTTAGGAAAATTTAAGTGttatgttttgaatgtttgaaaGTAGGGCTTCGCTGCAAAGACCCAAACCACTGCAAACCATAAGCACATGATATAAACAAAAGTATAATTCTTAGAATTCAATGATTTTTGTATCTTGTCATTTTACTAAAATTTTCTTTAATTTTTTGTCAGTAACCATGAATATATTGACTATGTACTATTATGTGAAATATGAGATGTTGTCCTTATAGACCTCTTGGTCTTACTTCAACCAGCACTTGAAATTGCAGTAATTCATGTTAATGACCTCTCACTTAGTATAAATTGTAATGAACTTTCCAATTGTCCCACCATCAGAGATCTAGACACTCTACAAAAGTTGTCACTCGTCACTATATTCACCAATATTAAGCATGTCTTAATGTTTGTTCCTCTCCTCAGTGGGATCAATATGGCTGCTGTACTGTGTAAGATGGGCTTCACTGAAGCTGTAGTTCAGTCAAAGATGGCTGCTGGCACCAGCACATTTGTGCTAGCTTATGCTCTTCACAAGCTCTTTGCCCCACTTCGGATCAGTGTCACTCTTGTGTCTGTACCACTCATAGTACGATATCTGAGGAAAACTGGACTGTTCAAACCTCCATCATCTAGCCTGTGAATATGACAAGATGCACTTCACACTGCTGTATAACAAAAATTGAGCTAGTTAGAACAATCAATGATTACatgaattaaaatatatatatttactaggTACATTGTTTTTGAGCACATACTCTTGTATCATGCTCAGTAGGACAGTTTTCTCTACTGTGGCTGTGCATTTTTCATGATGGAACATTTCAACATTCAGTTTGTTTCCATTTTTCACAATTAATATATCATTATAAATGTATCTGCAAGTGCATATTTATCAGCTGGGTTCAGGTTCTTTTATCACACTTCTATCTTTGTGTACTCTTATCATATTACATTACAATCTTTTTGATAATTTGAAACCTAATGTTCTTCACACAGTAACGAAATACCACTTAACATACCACAATGTTCTTTAACCAATCCACTTTGTTTGTTCCAAGTCAGACCACATGCCATGGCAACATTTTCCCACAATCCGGTAAatgagtttttttattttttattattattaaactttTGGTATTTTTCCAATACATGTGTTAAAGCAGCAAATGTTAAAGCAGTGTGTACATTATATCATCCTAGTAGTAGTAACGTAATACCcaggtgttgtttttttttaaattcttTTTAGTGTTTATTGGATTATAAGTTGGTTATTGGAAGTGGTTGAAttgtaaaaatgaataaatttgGGGGGAACCACATTGGAGTAGTTTATATAACAACTGGGAAGGatgtggtttgtttgtttttgtttgattgATTTTATTAATGGGCAAAACCTTCCTCCAACCTTGAAATCTATCTCTGGTTTTGGGCAAAATTCTAATTCAAGAAATATGTTGTTTTCAAGATTGTAAAGAAGATGAAAGACATTAGAGCTCACCCAATAACCCTCACCCTTGTCActgtacggcgggccccctgctggtcgcccccatccacagcggcagttgtcttcTTGTTGCGTTGttttcgtccctcaggtgggcggggcctatgatccacctcacctggggggtattctaagaagcgggttaagcgataaaaccgggtaagttaactcagaattcACGGAAACTCAAGGTTTTCCGTTTCAGAAACCAAGCTtaaagagaacctgagtcagttactatagcaacttatgctctgaagctaacctgctcgcggacctgaaccagagttacaaacacgtcatcatgacgtgtcttttcctcgaagatcatgtggatattgaagctcagtttattcgctgagctCTTCGTcaggaacgccttataaaacctcGAATAGacaggcctactatcattttcggattagttttaatgaacgttatcgtttttcagcacaatccattacttacatcaataacattATTAAACGTCACATTTGAAATACTACACATTGCGGATTAGCCCTAAATtttctccagattgttatacatcgctcttcgttttttgctagtggaagctttttttatagtgtaggagatctgtcagcggaatctgtcagcaaagctactgtatgtcggtctgtccgaaaactatggcattaaaatgactagtgcccagttttgtggtgtttcctggtcataagccagttatggacatcaaagaggaattccacagcatcgttggtttgtctttaattcacacggacaataaagaaataagCAAAGGGGAAGCTatatataacaaacttcattccatttacatttttaaggatttcctagagtgattggctgcattgatggaacctacatatgctacctatttcagcaccattagaacatgaaggcaattacataaacagaaaatccatccatagcattaatgtacaggtactaaccttattaatccttaatgaataatgtacttatctttaatggtaacaaaaataacgtagctattgtaactgaccgttctccccatcaagatcatatgtgatgcttcccacctcatcacaaatgttgaagccatatggccaggatccgtgtatgattccacactgtacaacaaatctgaacagagtaggcctgaggtagttatgctagttattc from Brachyhypopomus gauderio isolate BG-103 chromosome 8, BGAUD_0.2, whole genome shotgun sequence harbors:
- the fam210b gene encoding protein FAM210B, mitochondrial isoform X2, which produces MHKHIVCFTSVEGNVRRQFPEQKIKIPDTLHASQRLFCRGVGVCTVRSSTDMVPSRALSTGTKQKQVTWVKEESSPEDKKVEISMNPQGEAEKPESEVKQSKAKMLKKVFKEYGAVGVSFHIGISLLSLGVFYLGLSSGINMAAVLCKMGFTEAVVQSKMAAGTSTFVLAYALHKLFAPLRISVTLVSVPLIVRYLRKTGLFKPPSSSL